The following proteins come from a genomic window of Salvia hispanica cultivar TCC Black 2014 chromosome 4, UniMelb_Shisp_WGS_1.0, whole genome shotgun sequence:
- the LOC125223527 gene encoding endo-1,3;1,4-beta-D-glucanase-like — translation MSGAQCCENPPTLNSGSGNGKIEEFGGLSSYISGPANSNAAVILISDVFGYEAPNLRKIADKVGAAGFHAVVPDFFHGDPYVPDQKPITEWLKDHGPDQGFQNAKPVIEALKSKGITKIGAVGFCWGAKVVVELSKHPYIQAAVIIHPSFVSLEDIQGVKVPLSLLACEIDNMCPPEVAKQFEAALNAKPDVDSFVKIFAGCSHGWSVRYKDDDEGAVKSAEEAHKDLLDWFVKYLN, via the exons ATGTCTGGTGCTCAATGTTGTGAGAATCCACCAACTCTAAACTCAGGCAGTGGAAATgggaaaattgaagaatttggAGGCCTTAGCTCTTACATTTCTGGCCCTGCTAATTCCAACGCTGCTGTTATTTTGATCTCTGATGTTTTtg GATATGAAGCTCCAAATTTGAG GAAGATTGCAGACAAAGTCGGGGCTGCTGGATTTCATGCCGTGGTGCCAGATTTCTTCCACGGAGATCCCTATGTACCAGATCAGAAGCCGATCACTGAATGGCTTAAAGATCATGGACCA GATCAGGGATTTCAAAATGCAAAACCAGTTATTGAAGCTCTGAAAAGCAAAGGGATAACCAAGATTGGAGCTGTTGGCTTCTGCTGGGGAG CCAAGGTCGTTGTGGAGCTGTCGAAGCATCCTTACATCCAAGCCGCGGTGATCATACATCCTTCCTTCGTCTCATTAGAAGATATTCAGG GAGTGAAGGTCCCATTATCTTTACTTGCATGTGAGATTGACAATATGTGTCCACCAGAGGTTGCCAAACAATTCGAAGCTGCCTTAAACGCTAAGCCTGAT GTGGATAGCTTTGTGAAGATATTCGCGGGGTGTTCACACGGGTGGTCCGTGAGGTACAAAGACGACGACGAAGGGGCCGTGAAGAGTGCTGAGGAGGCTCACAAAGACCTGCTGGATTGGTTTGTTAAGTATCTCAACTGA